The Planifilum fulgidum DNA window CTGGAACGAAAGGATCAAGCATTATTATGTGGCAAAGCACTACGCCGACCGAATCCTGGAGCAAAGCGGACTGACGTACACGATCCTTCGTCCCGGGAGACTTTTAAATGAGCCGGGGACCGGGCACATTTCCATCGCCGAAAATTTAAGCCGGGGAAGCGTGCCCCGGGAGGATGTGGCCCGCACCATTCTGGCGGTCCTGGATGAGAAACGCACCTTTCGCCGGGGCTTTGACCTCACTTCCGGCGACACCCCCATTTCCGAAGCAATAAAGAATCTCTGACGAAGATCCTTTCGGCCGGACAATAGAGAGCCGGGAATTAAGGAGGAAAATTTTCGCTCCACGTTCGTCGTGATCTTAAATCCGATGATGCCAAGGGAGGTCCGTTTACGAAGGACCTCCCTTTTCCATTCATCATCACAGGTCCAGGTCCAAGTCGATATCAGCACCAGCGGGAACATCCAGATCGATATCTTCTTTAAATCCCCAGTTGTTAAACTTCTCCCACCCTTCACGTGGACCGTACCGGATGACACAATAAAGCAAAATGAAAAGGAGCTTGAGAACGCCATATATCCAGACAAGCCCCCTCCATAAACCATAAAGTGCAAATGCGATCAGCAGAATGCCTATCAGGGCGTACACAACTTCCATCAAGGATGTTCACACCTTTTCTACAGTATGTAAATTCCGAAGTCACTTGTTCAGAGTCAACGTAACGTATCAAAGGTGATGCTTAGGCTTCCAAAGGCTTTCGCCTCATCGAATGCCGAGCGGGACCGGCGCACGTACTCACTCCGGCAAAGCCGCTGACCCATGCCTTTATCCTCGACAGGACAGGCGACAATGACTTTTTTTGCAACCGACAGAAACTCCAGAGATTGGGGTCTTCGGCAGCCCCCTATCGCGGGTCTCTGATTTGCCTTCCGACCGGAAAAACCCCCTCCTTACCTCGGATGAACGATTGGCGATGGTTCTTGCCAGGCGGGCGGTAGGCCTCCACTTCCCCGGGCGGCCGGCCATTTCGCCGAAAGCCTTTTCATACAGGAGATAGACGGGACCCCGTATCGTCCCTGGGCCAGCCGCTTATTCCCCCCGGAAGGCAAAGTAAAAAGTGCCTTCACCGTTCGTTCCGTCTCCGGCTGAAACCCATTTCATCCTCACCCCACGGCATCACCGGATGGGGCAAAATCCGCTCTCGTTCAACATCGATTTCCACCCGAAAGACGTGCGCCAGAAATTGCGCACATCCGGTCGATCCACGTCAGTAATCTGCCGGATCCCTTCGACAGCCTCCTGAGTCACTTCAGGTCGTCCCATCCGGAACAAACTCTCCGGACTTCACCCTTGCAAATAAACAAGAATACATGCAAACTCCTTTAAAACCCAGCCCAGTTGGCCTGATATTTCATGCTTCTCGTTTCCGGAGACCACATCCCCTGTCCTTTGCCTTCAGAGCATGAATCGCGCTTGGACAACATTGTGTCCCGAACAGATATATGTATTTGATCTGCAAACCTAAAGGGTGCACAAACCAAATCCCTGGGCGTTTTTGGCTCCAAACCCCGCATCAAGCCCGACCTGCATCAAAGCCGGATCCCCCTCCAGACGGAAACGGCCGGACCATGCCTTGATCACAGTCCCTTTGTATCTGAGAATGTGTAGGCGGGTTTTGCCCAACGGTTCGATTTTCGTCTTCTCACCGGAATACGGCTCTCCCTGGATCGCCTCCCACTTCCGCGTCAAATTTTCATGAATCAACTGCGAAAAGGATCGTTCCCGTGGATCAAAATAGCAAGTGTATCGCCCTCCCTCCGGTTTGTCGAAGGTGGAATAGACGGTGATGGGGGAAAGGGTAAACACCTCCACCGCCGACGAAGTGATTCGCGGTGATTCCACCTCCACCTTTTCCACTTCGACCACCTGCTTCCCCAGTTGCATCCGACCTTCCTTCGCCAACACCGAGGCCACTTGTTCGCAAAATTCCACCATCGGAGATGCGATCACGAGGCGGACGGGACCAAAAAAAGAAATTTTCCCTTTCTCCCGTTCCAGCCGGTACGAACCCATCAACCGGGAAAAGGTAAACAGCCGAAAAATCCTACCGCCTCCCGAATACCCCTTACCGTGCAACTGTTCCGCATACTCCGGATCAAGAATCTTGTACACTGCCGACTGAACCCAGTAGTTATACTGAATGGGCAACTGCAAGCCGTCACCGGCAAATGATAGCGTCAATGTAAGATGCATACCGCTCCCCCCTCTGGAAGTCGGTCAAACGGAAACCACCGAAGAGAAAATGCCGATGAGTACTTTTGTCATCCGGGGTAAAAACAAGCGGTACATCCCCTCCAATGTCCCGAATAATCATCCACCGACTTCCCAGATTTACTGCGCAACCAGCGGCAATCTACAGTTTCAATCCGTCACAGGTAAAGCTATCAACGTGAAAAAACCATAGATTGTACTCGATCCTTCATTTGAAGCAGGTTTCCGCCATTCGGGAAGACGACACCGTCAGCGAAATACGCCAAGGCCATTGGAAACTGAAGGAGGCGGCCGACAAACTGGAAAGGGGCGCTCAATTTTTGCGGAAAACCGCTTTGGCGGGATGAAATCCCTCCGAAAATTCAGGGCGGCGCACCCAAGAGGGGAAAGGGGCGCCGCACCAAGCCCGCGGAGAAAACATCCAGCTGCCTAACGCCCTTCAGAGATCCGCCCTGCCAATTCTCTTCCAACACTTTTTATATTAAGTCCAATCTCCGACAACAAAATGAAAGATACTCACCCTCTTTTCTATCACCCGGCAGCATCTTTCGCTCGAATTCAAACAATAAACCTCCCACCTTTACGATTCCGTTGATTTGATCGATGAGCCTGCCCTTTATATAGTAAGAAAAGTATTCCGGCTGTTTTTCGATTTTGTATTCATTGTCGTCGGCTCTTACGATATCTGTAGAACCAGAAATTAAATCGGTTGGCGCAACCGGAAAAGACTTTGAGAAACTTAGGGAGATATCTGTAGAACCATAGCAATGCATCGGTTCCCTCAACCGGCTGCCATTTTGATGCGTCAATGGTTGCGCAAAACACTTTAACTTCCGTTTCCAAAGCTTCTTTTGATAATCAATCGTTTTTGCGGATTCTCATCGAACTTCTCCCAACCATTTCGTCCACCCTTTTCCCCCATCTGGGCTTTTCAGTGCTCACTCATGTGTGCCTATCTCATCCCTTCCCGGTGGCAAACCGCAGGAGGAGCGAACCATCGGGCCTCGCCTGCTGTTCGATCAGCGACAGCCGATATGGCGGGAATGCAAAGTCGGGGTTGTACCCTTCAAAAACGGCCGGAGCCCCTTTGTTCCCCAGGACAAGGGGCAACACCTGGAGGTCCACCTCGTCCACCAGCCCGGCCCGCAAGAGCGCCCCGTTGAGGATTCCGCCGGCGGTGCTGACGATGAGATCCGTGTCGAATGTCTCACCCAGCCTGCGCAGGGCAAGATCCAGGTCCACCCGGCTCTCCCCCACGACGAGATACGGCACGTCCCGCTCGCGCAAAAAGGCCAGGTATTCGGCGGGCGTCCTTCGGCTGACGAGGACCAGGACGTGGTTGTCGTCCTGGTGGGTATGTTGCCAGGCCACCCGCCCACGGCTGTCGACGACGGCCATCCAGCGTTTGAAGCGGCTGATCACCCGGTTGGGAAGGAAATCTTCATAGAGCTCGTCCTCCGGCGTTGAAGGGACCGCATCGATCCCCCCTGCATCCCGGGCCACAAAGGAGTTGCTCCCCTCCAGGATCACCGGCGCGCCGTGGAGTGCCGCAAAGTCGATAAGCTGAAAACCCGCCTCCAGAATCGGACCCCACCGCTCGTCCTGCCAAGAGGGTACAGACGGCGAGACGGCAATCCGGCCGTCGAGGGTCATCGTATTGGCTGTGATAACACGCGGTCCCATGCGTCCAACCTCCAATGGGGACTATACAAATTCACTCCCCGTTCAGCTGTGAATCAAGTGAGCGGAGCTATCGGATAAAAGCTCTTTCCTGACGGGCTAAAAAGTCTTGAATCCGGATTCGCTGTGCCGGATGCAAGTCGAGGCGCTCCAATTCCTCCCTTGTGAAAAACCGGACCTGAACCGACTCCGAGCTGACCGACAGTTCACCTCCGACGATCCGGCAGGCAAAGCAAATGGAAAACTGCTGGCGCACCTCCCCGTCAGAAAAGGCGATCACATGCCCCGGATCGGAGTAAATGCCGGTGCATCGGAGGACCTCCACATCGAATCCCGTCTCTTCCTTCACTTCGCGGATCACCGCCTGTTCGACGGACTCGCCCAGCTCCATCGCTCCCCCCGGAAGGGACCACAGAAAATTATCGCTCCGCTTGTGCAAGAGAATCCTTCCATCAGAATCGGTCACGACCGCGGAAACGGCGGGAACCAAGGAATTGGGTTTCGGTGCGTCGGGCTGATGATAATAATCTTTTCGGGCCAAGGTATCCTCCTCCACGATCCATCTACCCGGTGAATTGTAAACCCCTTGTCGAAATCTGTGAATGGATATTGCAGTAGCTGCCGGAGCAAGAAAACGGGTGTCACACGCTTCCACTCGCGATGGTATACCTTTGAATGTGACGCCGGACTGCACAGTCTAGGTGGCAACTTCGGGTTTACAATAGACGTTTGATTTTCTACTAAAGATCTATTCAAGAACTCATTTATTCCCAGGATAAATCCTCGAAGAGCCTTCCCGTTTCGTAAAAGTGACGGAAGGCGCTAACGACTTTCGGAAAGTCAACAAGATGACAAAACACATCTGTGCCAACCTGTTTTATGTTCATGTGTATGAAATCCTCATGTTCGTCTATTAAATCTTGCAAGTCATCATTTTCATCTTCATTTATCAAGATCGCGGAATCCCCCTCAATCACACGGCCGCCTTGATTGAAATATTCTACGATGTACCGTGTTCTGCCCTTTATCACTTCTCCCCCACCCGCCATCAAAAATCCATCTTTCGACTCAAGATACACAGCCGTTACCCTTTTCCCATCCAATAGATACTGATACACCTCCTCCCATGTAGGATTTTCGATACTTTCCTGGAGATCCTCAATTCGAAGTAACCATTCCATCATCGATTCCTCGTTTCAGCATGAGTATATGTCTGTTGCACTTTTCCCACTTTTTGACCATCCCTTCCTTGCTTCCCTGTATCCACCCACATCCACCCAATACTTCCCCATATTTGCACTTCATCTGCTGCATCTCTTCTCCACCAGGAGGAACGTTCAATTCCTTACGCCCCTTCGCGACTTAAATTTGCTTTCCGATATTTCGGTACGGGATATGCTTTTACGATTTTTTCCCGATATAATTGCCCCATCTGCGGTTCATACCCTTTGTCCACGAGTTGTTAATAATCTTTGCACTCACAGGCAACCTGCTTTCCCCGAATCCAGCCAAAAAGTCCAGCTACAGCGGAGTCAGGTGGAATCTTCAAAATAAGAAGGGGTTATGCTACATCACCCCTTTCATTTCCCGGGAATTGAAAGCAGTTTTATTGGCCATCAAGGATGGAGAAGCTAAATCCAGCGTCTCTTTTCCGAGATAGGCGGCACCCTGCAGGATTTGTCCGGGGCTACACACTTTTTCGTTTTGTTCCATCATCCAGCAAGCCTGCTAGCCTGCTCTTTTTCTCCCTGACTCCATCTGGGATGAAGATGCGGAAACATTTTTCCGTCCCCGGTGGTGGAAGAGGATGCCCGTCCACTTCCGGGGTATCGTCCACCGGAGTTGTGCCGGATCGAGCAGAGACCCGCAAAAATTGAAAGTGTTGGCTGCTTCCGAAGGTTTGGTCCCCGGCATTTCGCTCGGCTGCCGAGCCAGGGACACACAGCGAGGCCTCGCTCCCAGCAGGCCATTTGGTTGCCATCAGTGTATGTGCATCATCTTTAATCCTGCAAAAACATGTTGGTGGCAGAAGGCATAAGTGCAACCTACTTCGAAGCGCAAAACGGTATGTCAACTGGTTTATGCTTGTTTTCATCCTCCGACATGACTCGAAAAGCCCGTCATATCAACAACATCTCCACTGCAAAGTCCCGCTAAACAATATGTAAGCAGATGAAACAAATTAGTCGTACTGACAGTTACCAACACATATTACATCTCTATTTTCACTCACCTAAATATTGATTTTTGAAGTTCAATAAGTACTCGTACCTCTCTCTAAAACGATATTTTTGAGAAATGGAATCACTGAAGGCGTCGGATAAACCTTTATAAAAAATGGTCGCCCCATCCAGCAAAGCTCTAATCAACTCCTCTCTGGGCAGCAACCACTTCCCGTATTCCCCACCCTCTCCAATTGTCATTAGCACCCATTTCGGTCCTTGCTCTTTAATATCTATCGGTACCGGTGAATCAGGCAAGTACATTCCTCCCGATCCTTTTTTTATAAAAGACTTAATGGCTCTAAACAAATAGTCCCAGTAATCTATAATATAATCTCCTAATTTTTCGGTCAGTATTGGTTGTCCAAAGTAAGACAGTTCAATGTGGCCTTCCAATAATCAAAATCCAGATAGGGTTCCGCTTTTTTCAATGTGGTCTTATCATCCATCGGGATCTCCACAGGGAAGGATGGATTCCTTTTTACGGGAAAGTAAATGTATGTCTGCACCTGAAACATTGGACCCTCTCCCCATCCAATCATCTAAGTTTACTTTCGGATAAAGTTGACCAGCTAACGCATTCCACTTGAGTAAGCCTCAATCTGAAACCCGACAACATATTATTTCAAACAACGATAACTCTCCATCCTTGCCAAATTGAATACCCCACTTAGCCCACTTATTAGGAATTCATTCAAGGGTATCTATCCAGACCGTAAGTGATTACTGTAACAATGAAATCAGGGGTGACATCTGCATCACCCCCTTCCTTCGCCAAAACGATTTATCGGCGATTGTTTCCGTCGTCCCTGCCCGGATAAGAACCCCTTTTGATTGTGGGTATACATCTGCGCCATATCCTTGGGACACAATTTTTTCAGGGTATCGTCTCCAGAAATTTTGCGCTATCGGAGATCGATGAAAACCATGTTATACCTGCTCAGTAAAAACCCAAGAAGGTTTCACCCTCATGATAATACTCCACAACGTATCTTTCCTTCGGGCAAAAGATCCAAGTATCAAAGCTAACGGATATAACATGATCGATGGCATTAATAACATTTTTTATAGATGTTTTAAGCATTGGATATGCTGTATTATCCCAGAAAACAT harbors:
- the cas6 gene encoding CRISPR-associated endoribonuclease Cas6 is translated as MHLTLTLSFAGDGLQLPIQYNYWVQSAVYKILDPEYAEQLHGKGYSGGGRIFRLFTFSRLMGSYRLEREKGKISFFGPVRLVIASPMVEFCEQVASVLAKEGRMQLGKQVVEVEKVEVESPRITSSAVEVFTLSPITVYSTFDKPEGGRYTCYFDPRERSFSQLIHENLTRKWEAIQGEPYSGEKTKIEPLGKTRLHILRYKGTVIKAWSGRFRLEGDPALMQVGLDAGFGAKNAQGFGLCTL
- a CDS encoding dihydrofolate reductase family protein → MGPRVITANTMTLDGRIAVSPSVPSWQDERWGPILEAGFQLIDFAALHGAPVILEGSNSFVARDAGGIDAVPSTPEDELYEDFLPNRVISRFKRWMAVVDSRGRVAWQHTHQDDNHVLVLVSRRTPAEYLAFLRERDVPYLVVGESRVDLDLALRRLGETFDTDLIVSTAGGILNGALLRAGLVDEVDLQVLPLVLGNKGAPAVFEGYNPDFAFPPYRLSLIEQQARPDGSLLLRFATGKG
- a CDS encoding NUDIX domain-containing protein, which codes for MARKDYYHQPDAPKPNSLVPAVSAVVTDSDGRILLHKRSDNFLWSLPGGAMELGESVEQAVIREVKEETGFDVEVLRCTGIYSDPGHVIAFSDGEVRQQFSICFACRIVGGELSVSSESVQVRFFTREELERLDLHPAQRIRIQDFLARQERAFIR